DNA sequence from the Salvia splendens isolate huo1 chromosome 19, SspV2, whole genome shotgun sequence genome:
CCCACTAGGAAATGTTGATCAGTCACTATCATGATCAATATTGATTTACCTTAAATTAATTAAGGTCCTGATTATCGAATCTAAGAtccttttaatataattaattttatgtatttaagATATTCTATGTTCAATGAAGATTGCTACTAGGACTTAATTAATATCATTATCTAAAAGTAACATAGCTCTAAAACTATTATTTGCTACTTCTGTCtgaaaaaatagacaaagttaTAAATAATACGGAATTTCATGctcaattggtaaagtaagagagagagagaaaaaaaatgcggtaaaagtagtgttagtggattatggaGTCCACATTTAAAATGATGTATatggttaatatttatttaaaactttccatacgtagaattggtctaattttggtAAAATTAGTGTATTTTTTTGGACGGATGTAGTATTATTTATCGTACTTGATTAAATTTCAACCAGCTAAATTTCTACACAATAAAACATTGTTCAGAGCCACTCTTGAGGACGATATAATTTCTATCGCATCGAGACATGATTCTGCAGAATAACAATACTAGTTTTCCTCACATGTTAGTTATCACTACCCAAGATGTCAAGATTATTGGCTTGCAAAAACATCGCGCATATTGACAAATCAAAGTAGCACATAACCAACATTGTATGTTCAATGTTAATTCTATAgattaaaatacaaaatcacCGGTATCTCATACTTGATTTAGCCAGAAAAAGTACCTTCGAAATACCTTTTTCTTAGATGTCTTTCAATTCATTCATGTCCTCATGCTCTTTAGAAACAATAATCGCTCATTGTTTGTGGCCATACACCGAAGATCACTCTCTACTTTTGCTAAGAGGGTtacaaaactaatactccctccgtctcctaTTATATGTCTAAATTTCCCCCTTTGGttttgtaataatggagtgctcatttcagttggaagaagaaggcagaagaaggtaagctcggctagaagggagttcggtaagctcggctagaagggagttcggtaagctcggctttgagctggaactagccgagaaggaagttcggttgtgagccgagaagggagttcggtcttgagccgagaagagagttcggtcttgagccgagaagagagttcggtcttgagccgagaaggaagaagcaacctagccgaactagccgttggagcagcagttagttagctgagatgtagcggttattcttcttgttttcttgattcttgctgtagttagttagtagcagttgctacttgattgtagagctttaaatagctcaaaaccgtgtatgtagtttagagtaagagttttatcaataaagagttttccagtttctctccaagattatcatcttcaatactcaaagtgtgagtgtgtgtgtttctgcattgtgtgatctcatacaacagtgagtgtgtgtgtgatcttcttgagtgtgtgaaagccttgtgtgtgcgaatcccaacaagtggcgccgtctgcgggaagggatattgaagctgatttgcagaggatcaaacggtttcagagatggcagcaaggcttgatgcagaaaagttcacaggcaagaatgattatagcctgtggaagatgaagatgaaggcggttttgattcaacaaggcttggccgcagttcttgcaaaaccagaggagaaaggaaaggctccagtgcttgatgataaagctcaggcaaagatggaggagatgcagctcaaggcacattctgcagtgattctgtgccttggagataaggtcttgagggatgttcaagaagccaagactgcggtggagatcttggacaagttggatgaagtttacttggccaaatccttggctaaccggctgtatctcaagaagaggctgtatgcctatagtttttctggagataggtccatcattgagcagctagaggagttcaacaagatcattgatgacctgggatctgttgatgtcaagatttcagatgaggataaggccattctcacattgaatgccttgcctagctcgtatgaccagttaagtgatgcaattatctatggaagagataaacctatcacctatgcagaagtctattcagccttgatggccaaagaactccagaagacagccaccagaggctctgcaagctccaatgttcaagctgcagaggccttgaatgtgaagaagttcaagaagcagaacttcaagaagaagtttgagggccctaaaccctcaagttctgatgctcagaaggaaaccagagcttgctattggtgcaagaaacctggacatttgaagaaagattgtcatgcatggaagagaaagatggcctctgagggacacaatcaatctgattgtgtggagagtgctgatcccccggctcaacttatgaatattagtgacagtggggtcagtcacaggtggataatggactcggggtgcagcttccatatgtgccccaatagaagctggtttcatgatcttcaagaagcatcgggtacggttgttcttggaaataatcacatttgtcagatcaaagggatAGGAAAGgtgaagctaagcctacaagatggctctataaagatcctaactggggtgaggtatattccagaagtgaagaggaatctcatctcattgggaatgctggagcagagagggttcaccatattgatgagtcaaggaaaattgtttgttaaatctggagatgcagtgatgatggaggctgacagagagcatattctctattatctgaaggctaaggctgttgatggagaaagcaatgcagtgtcagatgattccctaatgctatggcacaagaggctgggccatccagcagaaggaagcttgaaagaactcatcaagaagggcctgatctctggagatttcaacaagatggacccctgtgagcagtgtatacttggaaaagcaaagaaggcaccctatcctacaggtattcactcttctacagcccctttagactacatacgtAGTGATcgttgggggccttcaccggtgtgttcaattggtggaggaaagtattatctagctatcattgatgactatacaaggaagttgtgggtatatattcttaaagaaaaatctgaaacactcacaaagttcaagatatggtgtaaggaggttgagctagataagggtagaagtgttaaatgcttaagaacagacaatggcctagagttcttgtctgctgagtttgatctgttttgtaaatagaagggtatgaagaggcaccgtactgttcctggtaatccccagcaaaatggtgttgtggagaggatgaataggactatcctagagagggtgaggtgcctgcttcttggttctggtttgagcagcaggttctggggtgaggctgtgtatacagcagcctatcttatcaataaatgcccatctactgccctgaaatctgaaactcctgattacatgtggtatggagctcatagtgactactcaaagtacaaggtgtttgggtgtgtggcctatgctcatgctaggcaaagcaagcttgaagctagggctctgaaatgtattatgttggggtatcagaggggtgttaaggggtataggctctggtgtattgagcccggtaagcagaaggtcttggtgagtagggatgtggtgttcttggaggatcagatgccatacctgaaagataagctggactccagtgaagatgagggtgatttcttcaaggtggagcctgtgggggttggcctaggagcaggtggagttactgactcagggagtgagtctaattcagataaagaagaggctccaactcagggcaaccaggctggtgagtctatatcagactctatcagagactatcagcttgcaagggacagagttagaagagaaacaaggccaccaacaaagttctctgatgttgtgtattatgctctgtgtgcagctgaaagtattgatggtgcagatccactcacatataaagaagctatgcagagtaaagatagagaaagatggattgaagccatgaatgaggaaatagagtctttactcaagaacaaaacctggattttggtggacaaatccaagctgaatacagatggaaagagagtgaaggtgattaagattaacaccttgcacaatccggctgacatgctaacaaagtctctaggtagagacaagtttgatcattgcaagaagttgatcaatgtttgtgcaagaactgagatgagccctcaggtggagaattgtaataatggagtgctcatttcagttggaagaagaaggcagaagaaggtaagctcggctagaagggagttcggtaagctcggctagaagggagttcggtaagctcggctttgagctggaactagccgagaaggaagttcggttgtgagccgagaagggagttcggtcttgagccgagaagagagttcggtcttgagccgagaagagagttcggtcttgagccgagaaggaagaagcaacctagccgaactagccgttggagcagcagttagttagctgagatgtagcggttattcttcttgttttcttgattcttgctgtagttagttagtagcagttgctacttgattgtagagctttaaatagctcaaaaccgtgtatgtagtttagagtaagagttttatcaataaagagttttccagtttctctccaagattatcatcttcaatactcaaagtgtgagtgtgtgtgtttctgcattgtgtgatctcatacaacagtgagtgtgtgtgtgatcttcttgagtgtgtgaaagccttgtgtgtgcgaatcccaACAGGTTTGTCCCTTATTAATTGTCCCACTAACTTAATTTCACtcccatttttttataaaactaatactatataaaGGTAGGATTCAcataccactaacttttttaacccaatttcttttacatttcttaaaactcatgccgaatAAAAGTAGGACATGTATCGGAGGACGAAGGTAGAAGGTAGTACTATAACTAAGTAGGATAAATCACcatttcaaatcctaattaaatgGTGGGGCATGGTTAATTAAATTTCACCAAGTATAATAGACAAAATGGGGAAATCAGACAAAAGACTTGTCATACTCTCTTCCTCTCTCATCAACATGGGAAGCCTCTACCGATCCTCATCCGAACCGGCCATCCAAGACCTGAAGGTGTCGATCAACGACTCAACTCTCATATTCCCCTCTCAACAGCCCCCAGACACCCCCATCTTCCTCTCCAACATCGACCAAGTCCTCAACTTCCACGTCCAAACCCTCCACTTCTTCGAGTCTAACCCGGACTTCCCGCCCGAGGCCGCTGCAGAGCGGCTGAAGGCTGCTCTGCAGAAGGTCATGGAGGCCTACGACTTCCTGGCCGGCCGCCTGAGGCCCAACCTCCAGACTGGGCGCCTGGAGATCGACCCCAAGCCGGCCGGGGTCGGCTTCGTGGACGCCTCCACCGAGTTTTTGCTCGCCGAGGTCGGGGATCTAGTCTACCCTAATCCGGCATTCATGCAGCTTATTGTTCAGGGTTTGGAAAAGTTTGATGATCAACCACTGTGTGTTCTTCAggtcatctctctctctctcgaatcGTTTGCTAGATATCTGACTTAAAATGTATGTTATTATCATGATACGTAAAAATTAATGATAATTTGATGATTTTAATAACAATTTTTTTGGTTGGAGTCTTacattattttgttttgaaagGTTATTGCGCCTAACTATATGAATTTTCACTAATTCTGATTTTGGACAGAACTAAAAAATTCATCACCAAATATAAGAACTTTCAAGTGTTCTGATTTCATCAATCGAAAGTTTTGTATTTAGAGATATAATTTTGGATCACGTGCAAAATCATATTTTAATGACAGTTTTAAGTATATATGCAAAAGTGTCCCCtgtttttatacatatatattaattaattggtTAATATAGAATGTATGGCCAGAGGCTTGTACATTTTCAAAATGGAATAATCTATATTATTATCAATAATTATATACTATAATTAAACAGTAAAGTAACTATAAATTCTAATCAGAAATACTTAATTTCGACCCATACTAATAAATTAAGCTAAACCAAAATAGATTGGAATTGAATGAGGCTTGAAAGAGAAACTAataaacttaaattttaatgatATACGACAAAAGGCAAAAAATAGTGAACTAGAAATCCGCATGCAAACTTCCGGAAGAGGACAGGAAATTGACAAAATGTTACAATCATAATGCAGTTAATTAATGACTGCCAACTCATATGATATTTTTCGTTTTAGTGAATAGTCATTGAGCAATAAATTGATCTGTTGGCAACTAGCCATAACCCAATAAGAAAGGAGTAGCAATTATGGCCTCGACCTAATTTGTTTGCAATAATTATGATATTAACCTAATCTAATTCGTACTACTTACCATGAATTACCATAAATGAAGCTGGACACTTTTTCTTTGCCTATCCTTCATCGGAAAATAATATAGATAGAGTAGTTGCTAACTTTTCTACAACTAATTAATTAGCTAGCTATTACTTAAACATTGGCATATATAACTAATTATATATAAGTGATTTCTTTAATTTTACACCTTTTATATTTAGTAGCTTACGTAATTAGTTTTTTGAGTATGTGCTATACGTTATGCGTGCTACTTAATTAGTTCACAACTTATACTAATTAAATGTATGTATCCACTACTCTTGATTACTCATTCATATACGAGCTTATAGTTAATAGTTATTACGGTTTGTTATTGAATAGATGGCAAGAGTAGTTGAATCATACACGTATAACACCTACTATTCATCTACACACATAAATTTATCTTTAAAATCAAATGAATGCTATATGTACATTTTCCCATTAGAAGATATAAAGAATGTTTATGTAAAGGTCCACTACAATAAAAAATTCCAACTTCAAatcaaatttcatttattttgaaaagGTTGATGTGATCCACAAAGCATCATGAATACACATCTCACGAACAAATTAATACTATAAGTACTAAAAATCATATAAGTATATAATTACATATGTCACATGTTTGTCTTGTGTCTGTGAAAATGCAACCCAATGTAACACTCCTAGCCTTTTCACAACCCAATGTAATACTCCTAGCCTCGTATGACAAGTATATATTCACTAGCACTTAACAAACTTATCTTatgaaaacataattatttggcgtagaattataaaaaataaccAAAATTGAGGGCACAAAGAAAAGCGTTCTTTTATTGAAGATACAATAGTCCATTAAATCTTAATCTTTTGCTTTTGTGTGACGTTTTCCTTTGTGTCCCTGATTTTTAGCTAGACACCAAAATTGAAGATGTTTTTTAAAGTGCATGTGATGTATTTAGTAACAGAAATTATCATCCTTAATCGACTAATATGTCTTTATGCTTAACCCATGTATCTTatcattcaaaataaatgtatcaCTATAATAACATTGGTGATGAATTTCTAGGTCACATCATTCAAATGTGGTGGTTTTGCAATGGGAATATCCACAAACCATGCTTTAATGGATGGAATAAGCTTCAAAAACTTATTGGAAAACCTAGCTTCCCAAGCCTTCGACGACAAGCCCATCCCCATCGCCCCCTGCCACGACCGCCGCCTCCTCGCCGCCCGATCCCCGCCCCAAGTCACCTTCCCCCACCCCGAGCTCCTCAAGCTCAAAACCCCCATCGGCCAAGAGGAAACCCCCCCAATCTTCGACTGCAAACAAGAAGACCTCGACTTCAAAATCTTCACCCTCACCCCAAGCGACATCACCTCCTTAAAATCCTcggccgccgcctcctcctcctccaaaAAAATCACCGGCTTCAATGCCGTCTCCGCCCTCATCTGGCGCTGCAAAGCCCTCTCCCGAGCCGACGACACCAGCCGCGACCGCGAATGCACCGTTTTATACGCGGTCGACATCCGGTCGAGGCTGCGGCCGCCCCTCCCAGCCGCCTACTGCGGCAACGCGGTGCTGACGGCGTACGCCACGGCCAAGTGCGGGGAGTTGGAGGATGGGCCGTTCGGGAAGGCGGTGGACGTGGTGGCCGAGGGGGCGGCCCGGATGAGCGACGAGTACGCGAGGTCGGCGATCGATTGGGGGGAGGTGTATAAGGGATTTCCCAATGGGGAGTTCTTGATATCGTCGTGGTGGAGGTTAGGGTTTGATGAAGTGGAGTATCCATGGGGGAAGCCTAAGTATAGTTGCCCTTTGGTTTATCATAGAAAGGATATCATATTGTTGTTTCCTGAGGTTGGGGGAGTGGAGAGCAATGGGGTGAATGTGTTGGTGGCTTTGCCTCCTAAGGAGATGGAGAAGTTTCAATCTCTCTTTCATAAGTATTTGTCCGGTAATTAATTAAGACATATAGATATCTTGTAATGTAAACTTTTTTATGTGTAATTTTATGCATGTGTGTTTGTATATGAAGCATATATGGATgaatgtatgttttttttgctGTACCATGTAATAATATAGCCATCATATATAGTCTTACTATTTTGAGAGAAAGTATCAAGGTTACGAGGGTCAAATGAATAACATAAAAATACTTTTATCCACCTTCTTCTATCTAGACCTATGTAATTTTTCTTATGAGTCACCTTTTGTTTTAGTTCAATATATTCGAGATCACATATATGTACCAAAATTAGTTTTCTTTGTTCTTTCTTCATAGTTTGATGGCAATCATAAGTCATACATATACAAACGTCCTCGTGGTGAGTATAAATAATAAATGTTGatattgttggaatcgtgtttTATCAAAAGACTTTGATCAATAATAAATGTAAGgagaaatttaattttgtaaaattaaatgtaatagCATTGATC
Encoded proteins:
- the LOC121778683 gene encoding fatty alcohol:caffeoyl-CoA acyltransferase-like, whose protein sequence is MGKSDKRLVILSSSLINMGSLYRSSSEPAIQDLKVSINDSTLIFPSQQPPDTPIFLSNIDQVLNFHVQTLHFFESNPDFPPEAAAERLKAALQKVMEAYDFLAGRLRPNLQTGRLEIDPKPAGVGFVDASTEFLLAEVGDLVYPNPAFMQLIVQGLEKFDDQPLCVLQVTSFKCGGFAMGISTNHALMDGISFKNLLENLASQAFDDKPIPIAPCHDRRLLAARSPPQVTFPHPELLKLKTPIGQEETPPIFDCKQEDLDFKIFTLTPSDITSLKSSAAASSSSKKITGFNAVSALIWRCKALSRADDTSRDRECTVLYAVDIRSRLRPPLPAAYCGNAVLTAYATAKCGELEDGPFGKAVDVVAEGAARMSDEYARSAIDWGEVYKGFPNGEFLISSWWRLGFDEVEYPWGKPKYSCPLVYHRKDIILLFPEVGGVESNGVNVLVALPPKEMEKFQSLFHKYLSGN